In Mariluticola halotolerans, one DNA window encodes the following:
- a CDS encoding NADPH-dependent FMN reductase: MRKVLTLSGSIRQNSYNAHLALLMGKRLRTLGAEVTDLDLTDFPLPLFNEDLEAEHGAPEAAVKLAALFAEADAVFFATPEYNNSMSPLTKNTIDWISRQKGGPFKHAIFGLGAVSSGRLSGVVALSHLRDVFGKIGALMAPTSLSVANSAEAFDSNGEFTDKVQGSRADQLAEQLMTISRHS; this comes from the coding sequence ATGCGTAAAGTGCTCACACTTTCAGGATCGATCCGGCAGAATTCCTATAATGCGCATCTCGCCCTTTTGATGGGAAAAAGGTTGCGCACGCTGGGCGCTGAAGTCACCGATCTTGATCTCACGGACTTCCCCTTGCCATTGTTCAACGAAGATCTTGAAGCTGAGCACGGCGCGCCGGAAGCAGCGGTGAAGCTGGCAGCACTGTTTGCAGAGGCGGACGCGGTTTTTTTCGCAACCCCTGAATACAATAATTCAATGAGCCCGCTGACCAAGAACACGATCGACTGGATCAGCCGCCAGAAGGGTGGGCCCTTCAAGCATGCCATCTTTGGTCTGGGTGCGGTCTCCTCGGGTCGTCTCTCCGGTGTGGTGGCGCTGAGCCATCTGCGCGATGTTTTCGGCAAGATCGGGGCCTTGATGGCACCCACCTCACTCAGCGTCGCCAATAGTGCGGAAGCCTTCGATTCAAACGGCGAATTTACCGACAAGGTACAAGGATCGAGAGCCGATCAGCTTGCTGAACAGCTGATGACCATTTCCCGGCATTCTTGA
- a CDS encoding 2,3-bisphosphoglycerate-dependent phosphoglycerate mutase yields the protein MERTLILVRHGQSEWNLKNLFTGWRNPGLTDKGIEEARAAGKALKALNFNVDLCFTSALVRAQHTLDLMLEEMDIVNMTIIRNQALNERDYGDLAGLNKDDAREKWGEEQVHIWRRSFDTPPPGGESLKDTAERVLPYYHAEIEPRVVAGETILVAAHGNSLRALVMELEKLSPEEILKREIKTGDPIIYKLKADGGVESVSGV from the coding sequence ATGGAACGCACATTGATCCTTGTCCGGCATGGACAAAGCGAATGGAACCTCAAGAACCTGTTCACCGGCTGGCGCAATCCCGGCCTTACCGACAAAGGCATTGAGGAAGCCCGCGCTGCCGGCAAGGCGCTGAAAGCGCTTAATTTCAATGTGGACCTGTGCTTCACCTCCGCGCTGGTCCGCGCCCAGCACACGCTGGATTTGATGCTGGAAGAGATGGATATCGTCAATATGACCATTATCCGCAATCAGGCGCTTAACGAACGCGATTATGGCGATCTGGCCGGTCTCAACAAGGATGATGCCCGCGAAAAATGGGGTGAGGAGCAGGTGCATATCTGGCGGCGTTCCTTCGATACACCACCGCCGGGCGGTGAAAGCCTAAAGGATACCGCCGAACGGGTGCTGCCCTATTACCACGCCGAGATTGAACCCAGGGTCGTTGCCGGTGAAACCATTCTGGTCGCAGCGCACGGCAATTCGCTGCGTGCCCTGGTCATGGAGCTGGAAAAGCTGTCGCCTGAGGAAATCCTCAAGCGCGAGATCAAGACCGGTGATCC
- a CDS encoding histidine phosphatase family protein — protein MARALYLTHPEVNIDPGIAVPDWGLSAIGRARAEAMAARNLFAPDIVFVSSTERKALELAEILAKPGANRVVSNADFGENDRSATGFLPPEEFEPMANRFFAHPAESIEGWERAIDAQARIVAAVTASAASYADAALVFCGHGGVGTLLKCHVAGRAIARSEDQPGPGGGNCFAFDLAQKALICEWTPMETWTGFEQ, from the coding sequence ATGGCGCGCGCCCTCTATCTGACCCATCCTGAGGTCAATATAGATCCCGGCATTGCCGTGCCGGATTGGGGATTGTCCGCAATCGGACGGGCGCGGGCAGAGGCAATGGCGGCGCGAAATCTGTTTGCACCAGATATTGTGTTTGTCTCCAGCACCGAGCGAAAAGCGCTGGAACTGGCGGAAATCCTTGCAAAACCGGGAGCAAACCGGGTGGTTTCGAACGCGGATTTTGGCGAAAATGACCGCTCGGCGACCGGCTTTCTGCCGCCTGAAGAATTCGAGCCGATGGCCAACAGGTTTTTTGCCCACCCGGCGGAAAGCATTGAAGGCTGGGAACGCGCCATTGATGCACAGGCACGCATAGTGGCGGCCGTGACCGCGAGCGCTGCGTCTTATGCCGACGCAGCGCTGGTATTTTGCGGCCATGGCGGCGTGGGGACTTTGTTGAAATGCCATGTGGCGGGCCGGGCGATCGCCCGAAGCGAAGACCAGCCAGGGCCGGGCGGTGGCAATTGTTTTGCCTTCGATCTTGCGCAAAAAGCCCTCATATGCGAGTGGACCCCTATGGAAACATGGACTGGATTTGAGCAATGA
- the dapB gene encoding 4-hydroxy-tetrahydrodipicolinate reductase: MADINVVITGASGRMGLACIKAVVASEGLRLHAAIDRPDAPAIGMDAGVLAGLPPLDVAVGDNVPEALEGAHAVIDFTAPAATVALAAQVAERGIAHIIGTTGCSDADEEALHDAARAGARIVKSGNMSLGVNLLASLVKRAAAALGNDFDIEIIEMHHNKKVDAPSGTALLLGEAAAAGREIDLATRSDRGRDGITGPREEGAIGFASLRGGSVVGEHSVIFAGPSERIELTHKAEDRGLFANGAVKAVLWVHGRAPGYYTMADVLDLD, translated from the coding sequence ATGGCCGATATTAATGTCGTGATTACCGGTGCCAGCGGGCGCATGGGCCTCGCCTGCATCAAGGCTGTGGTGGCAAGTGAAGGGCTCCGGCTGCATGCGGCGATTGATCGTCCTGACGCGCCGGCAATCGGTATGGATGCAGGTGTCCTTGCCGGCCTGCCACCCCTTGATGTCGCGGTTGGCGATAACGTGCCCGAAGCGCTTGAAGGCGCGCATGCGGTTATTGATTTCACCGCCCCGGCAGCAACAGTAGCTCTTGCGGCACAAGTCGCGGAGCGTGGCATTGCGCATATCATCGGCACCACAGGGTGTTCTGATGCTGATGAAGAAGCCTTGCATGACGCGGCACGGGCCGGCGCGCGCATCGTGAAATCCGGCAATATGTCGCTTGGCGTCAATCTGCTCGCCAGCCTTGTCAAAAGAGCCGCCGCAGCGCTGGGTAATGATTTCGATATCGAAATTATCGAAATGCATCACAATAAAAAGGTCGATGCCCCCTCCGGCACGGCCTTGCTGCTGGGTGAAGCCGCAGCTGCCGGCCGTGAAATTGATCTCGCGACACGGTCCGACCGCGGGCGGGATGGCATTACAGGCCCGCGTGAAGAGGGTGCAATCGGCTTTGCCTCATTGCGCGGTGGCAGTGTGGTGGGCGAGCATTCGGTGATCTTTGCTGGTCCCTCGGAGCGGATTGAATTGACCCACAAGGCCGAGGACCGTGGCCTGTTCGCCAATGGCGCGGTCAAGGCTGTGCTCTGGGTTCATGGCCGCGCACCCGGCTATTACACCATGGCTGACGTGCTTGATCTCGACTGA
- the pyrF gene encoding orotidine-5'-phosphate decarboxylase translates to MSRADDRLIVALDFSSRAEAETLVERLGDQVSFYKIGYQSFYGGDGLNLGKELVAAGKNVFFDLKLLDIENTVEKGVEAIAKTGATFLTVHAYPKTMGAAARAAHGSKLEILAVTVLTSFDDEDLMNAGYDRDIAGIVGLRAHQASLANMGGVVCSAHEAAMVRTLVGDDMSIVTPGIRPAGVKSNDQKRTMSPSEALEAGASHLVVGRPITAAPDPADAAKAVVAEMRNGGVRLA, encoded by the coding sequence ATGAGCCGAGCCGATGACCGTTTGATCGTGGCGCTGGATTTCTCCTCCCGCGCTGAAGCCGAAACACTGGTTGAACGCTTGGGTGATCAGGTCAGCTTTTACAAGATCGGCTATCAGTCCTTTTACGGTGGCGATGGGCTCAATCTGGGTAAGGAATTGGTGGCCGCCGGCAAGAACGTATTTTTCGACCTGAAACTGCTTGATATCGAGAACACGGTCGAAAAAGGCGTTGAAGCGATTGCCAAGACCGGCGCGACATTTCTCACCGTACATGCCTATCCCAAGACCATGGGGGCAGCCGCCCGCGCGGCCCATGGCTCCAAGCTTGAAATTCTCGCCGTGACCGTGCTGACCTCGTTTGACGATGAAGACCTGATGAATGCGGGCTACGACCGGGATATTGCCGGGATCGTCGGCCTGCGTGCCCATCAGGCAAGCCTTGCCAATATGGGCGGGGTTGTCTGCTCGGCCCATGAGGCGGCGATGGTGCGCACGCTGGTGGGGGACGACATGTCCATTGTGACCCCGGGCATTCGACCCGCCGGTGTCAAATCGAATGATCAAAAGCGCACAATGAGCCCGAGTGAGGCGCTGGAAGCCGGTGCCAGCCATCTGGTTGTCGGGCGTCCGATCACCGCTGCCCCTGACCCGGCGGACGCCGCAAAGGCGGTTGTTGCCGAAATGCGCAATGGCGGCGTCCGTCTCGCATGA
- the dnaJ gene encoding molecular chaperone DnaJ yields MAKRDFYEILGVAKGADDGALKVAYRKLAMQYHPDRNPDDDEAEHKFKEVSEAYDTLKDPQKRAAYDRFGHAAFENGGGGRGGAGFGPDFSSSMSDMFEDIFGDFMGGAAGAGRGRERPSRLRGSDLRYNLEITLEEAFAGRTVEIDVPTMVRCDTCDASGAKPGTGMSQCTTCNGYGKVRAAQGFFTIERTCPHCHGRGEVMDQPCTDCSGQGRHQESRNLSVDIPKGIEDGTRIRLADEGEAGLRGGPPGDLYIFVSVKPHELFQRDGADLYARVPIAMATAALGGEFEVPTLGGARARVKVAAGTQPGQRIRLKGKGMPVLRSAQIGDLYVQMDIEVPQNLNKRQRELLEEFQSLSTGANNPTSSGFFDKLKGLFE; encoded by the coding sequence TTGGCCAAGCGCGATTTCTACGAAATATTGGGTGTGGCAAAGGGTGCCGACGATGGCGCCCTTAAAGTTGCCTACCGCAAGCTCGCCATGCAATACCATCCGGACCGCAATCCGGATGATGACGAAGCCGAACACAAGTTCAAGGAAGTCAGCGAAGCATATGATACGCTGAAGGATCCGCAAAAACGGGCTGCCTATGACCGTTTCGGTCATGCCGCATTTGAGAATGGCGGCGGTGGCCGTGGTGGTGCCGGTTTTGGTCCGGACTTTTCGTCCTCAATGTCCGACATGTTCGAGGATATTTTCGGCGATTTCATGGGCGGCGCTGCCGGTGCCGGTCGCGGGCGCGAAAGGCCCTCGCGGCTGCGTGGGTCCGATCTGCGTTATAACCTTGAAATTACCCTTGAAGAGGCCTTTGCCGGGCGTACGGTCGAAATCGACGTGCCGACCATGGTCCGTTGCGACACATGTGATGCCAGCGGGGCCAAGCCGGGCACAGGCATGTCGCAATGCACCACCTGCAATGGCTATGGCAAAGTGCGTGCGGCACAGGGCTTTTTCACCATTGAGCGCACCTGCCCGCATTGCCACGGCCGTGGTGAGGTCATGGATCAGCCCTGCACCGATTGTTCGGGCCAGGGCCGCCATCAGGAAAGCCGCAACCTTTCTGTCGATATTCCCAAAGGGATCGAGGATGGCACGCGCATCCGTCTGGCTGATGAAGGCGAGGCCGGTCTGAGGGGCGGTCCCCCGGGCGACCTTTATATTTTCGTGTCCGTAAAACCCCACGAGCTGTTCCAGCGCGATGGGGCCGATCTTTATGCCCGCGTGCCGATTGCCATGGCGACAGCTGCCTTGGGCGGTGAGTTTGAAGTGCCGACCCTTGGCGGGGCCCGTGCGCGGGTCAAGGTGGCCGCAGGCACGCAGCCCGGCCAGCGCATCCGTCTCAAGGGCAAGGGCATGCCGGTGCTGCGTTCAGCCCAGATCGGCGACCTCTATGTGCAAATGGATATCGAGGTGCCCCAGAACCTCAACAAGCGTCAGCGCGAGCTGCTGGAAGAATTCCAGAGCCTGAGCACCGGTGCGAATAATCCGACCTCTTCAGGTTTTTTTGACAAGTTGAAGGGATTGTTCGAGTAA